One genomic region from Desulfovibrio sp. Huiquan2017 encodes:
- a CDS encoding amino acid permease has translation MENLQKKYGFWTATAMVVGIVIGSGVFFKADNVLDASAGSLPTALLAWLIGGVIMVVTAYVFSKIATRIQKINGVVDYFEQAYGRTAGYLVAWFMTFIYYPTLVAVLAWVSANYTQGLIGAEEALWPLAWGYLTAFFLLNYFSPVLAGRWQVTSTVVKLIPLGLVALFGTITGLTNGMTIENFTTAAQAVSNGGGGLALATLSTAFAYEGWIIATVINAELKDAKRTLPRALVVGTIAVVCIYMLYYMGISGVLTNDQVLAEGDAAPVRVISLIFGRLGGTLLTVFVIISCLGTLNGLIMGSARGMFSIASRGLGPRPDLFSKVNPLTNSTTISAVIGYFLSCFWLVVWYGNFAGWWGNFMDISELPIAFLYVIYISLYAWVMKTFTDLGPFNRYICPCLAGAGSLYIIWGAIQKAMFLHFLTLSLLILVAGVWLMHGNGPRNRKRSRT, from the coding sequence ATGGAAAACCTTCAAAAAAAGTACGGCTTTTGGACCGCGACCGCCATGGTCGTGGGCATCGTCATCGGCTCAGGCGTATTCTTCAAAGCGGACAACGTCCTTGACGCTTCGGCGGGCAGTCTGCCCACGGCCCTGCTCGCCTGGCTCATCGGCGGCGTGATCATGGTCGTCACCGCCTACGTCTTCTCCAAAATCGCCACCCGCATCCAAAAGATCAATGGCGTGGTGGATTATTTCGAACAGGCCTATGGCAGGACCGCCGGATATCTTGTGGCCTGGTTCATGACCTTCATCTACTACCCCACCCTGGTGGCCGTCCTGGCCTGGGTCTCGGCCAATTACACCCAAGGACTGATCGGCGCGGAAGAGGCCCTGTGGCCGCTGGCCTGGGGTTACCTGACCGCCTTTTTCCTGCTCAACTATTTTTCGCCGGTCCTGGCCGGACGGTGGCAGGTGACCTCCACCGTGGTCAAGCTCATCCCCCTGGGGTTGGTCGCCCTGTTCGGGACCATCACCGGACTGACCAACGGCATGACCATCGAGAATTTCACCACCGCCGCCCAGGCCGTATCCAACGGGGGCGGTGGTCTTGCGTTGGCCACCCTGTCCACCGCCTTCGCCTACGAGGGCTGGATCATCGCCACGGTCATCAACGCCGAACTCAAGGACGCGAAACGGACTCTGCCCCGCGCCCTGGTGGTCGGCACCATCGCCGTGGTCTGCATCTACATGCTCTACTACATGGGCATATCCGGAGTCCTGACCAACGACCAGGTCCTGGCCGAAGGCGACGCCGCCCCGGTACGGGTCATCTCGCTCATCTTCGGGCGGCTGGGCGGCACCCTGTTGACCGTTTTCGTGATCATCTCCTGCCTGGGCACCCTGAACGGGCTGATCATGGGCTCGGCGCGCGGCATGTTCTCCATCGCCTCGCGCGGCCTGGGGCCGCGGCCGGACCTGTTCAGCAAGGTCAATCCGCTGACCAACAGCACCACCATCTCGGCGGTCATCGGCTACTTCCTGTCCTGCTTCTGGCTCGTGGTCTGGTACGGGAACTTCGCGGGCTGGTGGGGGAACTTCATGGACATCTCCGAACTGCCCATCGCCTTTCTTTACGTCATCTACATCTCGCTCTACGCCTGGGTCATGAAGACCTTCACGGACCTCGGCCCCTTCAACCGCTACATCTGTCCTTGCCTGGCCGGGGCCGGGTCGCTGTACATCATCTGGGGGGCCATCCAAAAGGCCATGTTCCTGCACTTCCTGACCCTGTCCCTGCTCATCCTGGTGGCGGGAGTCTGGCTCATGCACGGCAACGGACCGCGCAACCGCAAGCGCAGCCGGACCTAG
- a CDS encoding mechanosensitive ion channel domain-containing protein has translation MNFNQSFTLPVTLIDADPILDLATKIGILIVGGLLAFFLARALLVRGGRAFAGRTRNGFDDILLQVGFFSRAALLAPALVFFWGLEFFSGLKGVLDHLIYAYLAVAVVLILSKLLDALSALYRTFQVSNRRPIKGYVQLIKLFIYMLGGISVVAILLGESPWGLLSGIGAMTAVLMLVFRDTLLSLVAGIQMSANDLLHAGDWIEMPAMDADGTVIDIALNTVKVQNWDMTVTAIPTFKFLDTPFKNWESMTQSGGRRIKRAIMIDQSSISFATPELKERLKKVQDLAPFMALRQKEIDAANAASGADPSSPLNGRRMTNIGLFRHYALEYLRSHPKIRQDMTLLVRQLQPHADDGLPLEIYCFTSETAWALHEDIKSDIMDHLLAALPEFGLRAYQRNALVDSRAAE, from the coding sequence GTGAATTTCAACCAGTCCTTCACCCTGCCCGTCACGCTCATCGACGCGGACCCGATCCTGGACCTTGCGACCAAGATCGGTATTCTGATAGTCGGCGGGCTGCTCGCCTTTTTCCTGGCCAGGGCGCTGCTGGTGCGCGGAGGACGGGCCTTTGCGGGGCGGACACGAAACGGTTTCGACGACATCCTGCTCCAGGTCGGATTCTTTTCCCGGGCCGCGCTGCTGGCACCGGCCCTGGTCTTTTTCTGGGGGTTGGAATTCTTCTCCGGGCTCAAGGGAGTCCTCGACCACCTGATCTACGCCTATCTGGCCGTGGCCGTGGTCCTGATCCTGTCCAAGCTCCTGGACGCCCTGTCGGCCCTGTACCGGACCTTCCAAGTCTCCAACCGCCGCCCCATCAAGGGCTACGTGCAGTTGATCAAGCTGTTCATCTACATGCTCGGCGGAATCTCGGTGGTGGCTATCCTGCTGGGCGAATCGCCCTGGGGGCTGCTCTCGGGCATCGGCGCCATGACTGCCGTGCTCATGTTGGTCTTTCGCGATACCCTGCTCTCCCTGGTGGCGGGCATCCAAATGTCGGCCAACGACCTGCTCCATGCCGGGGACTGGATCGAAATGCCCGCCATGGACGCGGACGGCACGGTCATCGACATCGCCCTGAACACGGTCAAGGTCCAGAACTGGGACATGACCGTCACGGCCATCCCGACATTCAAGTTCCTGGACACGCCCTTCAAGAACTGGGAAAGCATGACCCAAAGTGGCGGACGCAGGATAAAACGGGCCATCATGATCGACCAGTCGTCCATCAGCTTCGCGACTCCGGAGCTCAAGGAACGGCTGAAGAAGGTCCAAGACCTGGCCCCGTTCATGGCGCTGCGCCAGAAGGAGATCGACGCCGCCAACGCCGCGTCCGGGGCCGACCCGTCCTCGCCCCTCAACGGACGCCGCATGACCAATATCGGGCTTTTCCGCCATTACGCCTTGGAATACCTGCGCTCCCATCCCAAGATCCGCCAGGACATGACCCTGCTCGTGCGCCAGCTCCAGCCCCATGCCGACGACGGCCTGCCGCTCGAAATCTACTGCTTCACCAGCGAGACCGCCTGGGCCCTGCACGAGGACATCAAGTCCGACATCATGGACCACCTTCTGGCCGCCCTTCCCGAGTTCGGTCTGCGCG
- a CDS encoding sulfite exporter TauE/SafE family protein: MITTYILYICLGAVAGVLAGLLGIGGGLVIVPMLNFAFEWQQFPAEHIQHIALGTSMATIIFTSLSSMRAHHKRGAINYAAFWRLAPGIIVGTYLGSWIASLLSTLFLKVFFGLFLYYVATQMLLNIKPKGERDLPGRAGTFAAGSGIGVFSALVGIGGGTLTVPFLSWCNQTIHMAIGTAAAVGLPIALAGTTGYVINGWSVSGIPGPHLGYVYIPALLGIIVTSTLTAPFGAKLAHSLPVGKLKRIFAILLFLVGTRMLWSAFM, encoded by the coding sequence GTGATTACCACCTATATCCTGTACATATGCCTTGGAGCCGTGGCCGGTGTTCTGGCCGGGCTGCTCGGCATCGGCGGGGGGCTGGTCATCGTGCCCATGCTCAACTTCGCCTTCGAGTGGCAGCAGTTCCCGGCGGAGCATATCCAGCATATCGCGTTGGGCACGTCCATGGCCACCATCATCTTCACCTCCCTGTCCAGCATGCGCGCCCATCACAAGCGCGGAGCCATCAATTACGCCGCCTTCTGGCGGCTGGCCCCCGGCATCATCGTCGGCACCTACCTGGGCTCGTGGATCGCCTCCCTGCTGTCCACCCTGTTCCTGAAGGTCTTCTTCGGTCTGTTCCTGTATTACGTGGCCACACAGATGCTTCTGAACATCAAGCCCAAGGGTGAACGCGACCTGCCGGGGCGCGCGGGCACTTTCGCCGCAGGCAGTGGCATCGGCGTCTTCTCGGCCCTGGTCGGCATCGGCGGCGGCACCCTGACCGTGCCCTTCCTGTCCTGGTGCAACCAGACCATACACATGGCCATCGGCACGGCTGCGGCCGTGGGGCTGCCCATCGCCCTGGCGGGCACCACCGGGTATGTCATCAACGGCTGGTCCGTGTCGGGCATCCCCGGCCCGCACCTCGGCTACGTGTACATCCCGGCCCTGCTCGGCATCATCGTGACCAGCACCCTGACCGCGCCTTTCGGCGCCAAGCTTGCCCACAGCCTGCCTGTGGGCAAGCTGAAGAGGATATTCGCTATTCTCCTGTTTCTGGTCGGTACGCGCATGCTTTGGAGCGCCTTCATGTAG
- a CDS encoding metallophosphoesterase gives MNYWFIIAMAVSTLLVLYLGWRLINPLHVGIRRKVTLWFLLALLLFGHRLTWMLHRTDRVQLVACDSIDWIGFTFLGFISILVVFMLARDIPSLFRAMASGLKRLCTRRSQRPYFLGPNLGRRRFLLNASNGVFLAAALPMAGFGVYNARRKPSVIRNELPVPGLSDGLDGFTIAQISDTHIGPTIRGGWARTVVAVVNGLSPDLIVHTGDLVDGAVDGLKADVEPFGELRAPHGVWFCTGNHEYYSGVTEWLAEARRLGMRPLVNEHAIIDTGNGRLLLGGVTDLRMGGTVPGQESSAARAMAGAPPHDVSVLLAHEPDSVYGAAAAGFDIQLSGHTHGGQYFPYNYVIHLFQTYVRGLYVHGNTLLYVNMGTGYWGPPMRIGTTPEITLHTLRRA, from the coding sequence ATGAATTACTGGTTTATCATTGCCATGGCGGTTTCCACCCTGCTGGTTTTGTACCTGGGGTGGCGGCTGATCAATCCGCTGCACGTCGGCATCAGGCGCAAGGTCACGCTCTGGTTCCTGCTGGCCCTGCTCCTGTTCGGCCACCGGCTGACCTGGATGCTGCATCGGACCGACCGCGTCCAATTGGTGGCCTGCGATTCCATCGACTGGATCGGGTTCACTTTTCTCGGGTTCATTTCCATTCTGGTAGTTTTCATGTTGGCCCGCGACATCCCGAGCTTATTCCGGGCCATGGCCTCTGGCCTGAAACGGCTGTGCACCCGGCGCAGCCAACGGCCTTATTTTCTCGGTCCCAACCTTGGCCGCCGCCGTTTTCTGCTTAACGCCTCCAACGGCGTATTCCTGGCCGCGGCACTGCCCATGGCGGGGTTCGGGGTGTACAATGCCCGGCGCAAACCCTCGGTGATCCGAAACGAACTGCCCGTGCCCGGCCTGTCGGACGGCCTGGACGGCTTCACCATCGCCCAGATCTCGGACACGCACATTGGCCCGACCATCCGGGGCGGCTGGGCGCGCACGGTGGTGGCCGTGGTCAACGGGCTCTCCCCGGACCTCATCGTGCACACCGGCGATCTGGTGGACGGGGCCGTGGACGGACTCAAGGCGGACGTGGAGCCCTTCGGCGAGTTGCGCGCCCCGCACGGGGTGTGGTTCTGCACCGGCAACCACGAGTATTATTCCGGGGTCACCGAGTGGTTGGCGGAGGCGCGGCGGCTGGGCATGCGGCCTTTGGTCAACGAACATGCGATCATCGACACGGGCAACGGCCGGCTCCTGCTGGGCGGGGTCACGGACCTGCGCATGGGCGGGACCGTGCCGGGCCAGGAATCCTCCGCGGCCCGGGCCATGGCGGGCGCGCCGCCGCACGACGTGTCCGTGCTTCTGGCCCACGAACCCGATTCCGTATACGGGGCCGCCGCCGCAGGCTTCGACATCCAGTTGTCCGGGCATACCCATGGCGGGCAGTATTTCCCCTACAACTATGTCATCCATCTCTTTCAGACCTATGTGCGCGGCCTTTACGTGCACGGGAACACGTTGCTCTACGTGAACATGGGCACCGGCTACTGGGGGCCGCCCATGCGCATCGGCACCACCCCGGAGATTACCCTGCACACCTTGCGTCGCGCCTAG
- a CDS encoding alpha-hydroxy-acid oxidizing protein, with product MKEIKEKARELMKGFCRVCKVCDGKACAGEVPGMGGLGTGTSFKANIEALEGFRLNMRLLHDAAEPDTSTSLLGIDLSMPVLAAPIGGVSFNMGGGVSEEDYIDAVVGGCRAAGIIGCTGDGVPPFLHEAGFAAIEKNAGHGIPFIKPWEGGELREKFEKARKTGCTIFGMDVDAAGLITLRQMGRPVAPKPVAELKKIIDMVHGWGAKFILKGIMTPDEAELAVEAGADAIIVSNHGGRVLDHTPGTAEALPDVAEKVHGKITILVDGGIRTGADVLKMLALGADGVLIGRPVSVAAVGGLQEGVEKYFETIKSQLSGAMVLTGCKDIASIDTNVLF from the coding sequence ATGAAGGAAATCAAAGAGAAAGCACGAGAACTGATGAAGGGATTTTGCCGGGTCTGCAAGGTTTGCGACGGCAAGGCCTGCGCGGGCGAGGTCCCCGGCATGGGCGGCCTGGGCACGGGCACATCCTTCAAGGCCAACATCGAGGCCCTGGAAGGATTCCGCCTGAACATGCGCCTGCTGCATGACGCGGCCGAGCCCGATACCTCCACCTCCCTGCTCGGCATCGACCTGTCCATGCCGGTCCTGGCCGCGCCCATCGGCGGCGTGTCCTTCAACATGGGCGGCGGCGTGTCCGAGGAAGATTACATCGACGCTGTTGTCGGCGGCTGCCGGGCTGCCGGGATCATCGGCTGCACCGGCGACGGCGTGCCGCCGTTTCTTCACGAGGCCGGGTTTGCGGCCATCGAGAAAAATGCGGGCCACGGCATTCCGTTCATCAAGCCGTGGGAAGGCGGGGAACTGCGCGAGAAGTTTGAAAAGGCGCGGAAGACCGGCTGTACTATATTCGGCATGGACGTGGACGCCGCCGGGCTGATCACTCTCCGCCAGATGGGCCGTCCCGTGGCTCCCAAACCCGTGGCCGAGCTGAAGAAGATCATCGACATGGTCCACGGCTGGGGCGCCAAGTTCATCCTCAAGGGCATCATGACGCCGGACGAGGCCGAGCTGGCCGTTGAGGCGGGCGCGGACGCCATCATCGTCTCCAACCACGGCGGACGCGTGCTCGACCATACCCCCGGCACGGCCGAGGCCCTGCCCGACGTGGCGGAAAAGGTCCATGGCAAGATCACCATCCTGGTGGACGGCGGCATCCGCACCGGCGCGGACGTGCTCAAGATGTTGGCCCTGGGCGCGGACGGCGTGCTCATCGGCCGCCCCGTGTCCGTGGCCGCCGTGGGCGGCTTGCAGGAAGGGGTGGAGAAGTACTTCGAGACGATCAAGTCGCAGCTTTCCGGGGCCATGGTCCTGACCGGCTGCAAGGATATCGCCTCCATCGACACCAACGTCCTGTTCTAA
- a CDS encoding FadR/GntR family transcriptional regulator: MEARPVSRKSMSDEIASQIKEMIDHGRLQPGDRLPAERKLAEQFGVSRTTLREGIKVLSEAGLLTSRQGAGTFVSRPDDGAREGSLIEAILAGDYDLQDVFEVRKMLEPEIAALAARNGSPDAKTRLEAILMEQEQAIRSGEVVGGIDHRFHQALAEASGNPVLREMVSALYEGFSRSRAEDVQSSQRQRASLAAHRAIVEAVRNGHAMRAERAMREHLDEVERIIFDNQRGAYSRR; the protein is encoded by the coding sequence ATGGAAGCCAGACCCGTCAGCAGAAAAAGTATGTCCGACGAGATCGCCAGTCAGATCAAGGAGATGATTGATCACGGGCGGTTGCAACCCGGTGACCGGCTGCCTGCCGAGCGCAAGCTGGCCGAGCAGTTCGGGGTGTCCCGGACCACGTTGCGCGAGGGCATCAAGGTTCTGTCCGAGGCCGGGCTCCTGACCAGCCGCCAGGGCGCGGGGACCTTTGTCAGCCGTCCAGACGACGGGGCTCGGGAAGGGTCCCTTATCGAGGCGATTCTGGCCGGGGACTATGACCTCCAGGACGTCTTCGAGGTGCGCAAGATGCTTGAGCCCGAGATCGCGGCCCTGGCCGCGCGCAACGGCTCCCCGGACGCCAAGACCCGGCTGGAGGCCATTCTCATGGAACAGGAACAGGCCATCCGCAGCGGCGAGGTCGTCGGCGGTATAGACCATCGATTCCATCAGGCTTTGGCCGAGGCCTCGGGCAATCCGGTGCTGCGCGAAATGGTCTCGGCCCTGTACGAAGGTTTTTCACGCAGCCGGGCCGAAGATGTCCAATCCTCCCAGCGGCAGCGGGCCTCCCTGGCCGCTCACCGGGCCATCGTGGAGGCCGTCAGGAACGGCCATGCCATGCGGGCCGAACGGGCCATGCGGGAGCATCTCGATGAAGTGGAAAGAATCATCTTTGATAATCAAAGAGGAGCATACTCAAGGAGATAG